The stretch of DNA tcaaggacataatacttctgtgcaacaatgaggataaccCTCAGACTACGGAGCTAGtccgtatcattgctactaacatctttcaacttagctttctcaaggaacgcgttaaaattcaacggaacaacaacacgggccatctatctacaataacatagacaagcaaaatactatcaggtgctaagttcatgataaattaaagttcaatttaatcatattactaaagaactcccacttagatagacatccctctaatcatctaagtgatcacgtgatccatatcaactaaaccatgtccgatcatcacgtgagatggagtagttttcaatggtgaacatcactatgttgatcatatctactatatgattcacgctcgacctttcggtctcagtgttccgaggccatatctgcttatgctaggctcgtcaagtttaacctgagtattctgcgtgtgcaaaactgtcttacacccgttgtagatgaacgttgagcttatcacacacaatcatcacgtggtgtctcggcatgacaaactttggcaacagtggatactcagggagaacatttttaccttgaaatttagtgagagatcatcttataatgctaccgtcaaacaaagcagaataagatgcataaaggataaacatcacatgcaatcaatataagtgatatgatatggccatcatcatcttgtgcctttgatctccatctccaaagaaccgtcatgatcaccatcgtcaccggcacgacaccttgatctccatcgtagcatcgttgtcttctcgccaactattgcttctacgactatcgctatcgcttagtgataaagtaaagcaattacatggcgattgcattgcatacaataaagcgacaaccatatggctcctgccagttgccgataacttcgttgcaaaacatgatcatctcatacaataaaatatagcatcatgccttgaccatatcacatcacaacatgcactgcaaaaacaagttagacgtcctctactttgttgttgcatgtttcacgtggctgctacgggctgagcaagaaccattcttacctatgcatcaaaaccacaacgatagttcgtcaagttagtgatattttaaccttctcaaggaccaggcgtagccacactcgggtcaactaaagttggagaaactgacacccgccagccacctatgtgcaaagcacgtcggtagaaccagtctcgcgtaagcgtacgcgtaatgtcggtccgggccgcttcatccaacaataccgccgaaccaaagtatgacatgctggtaagcagtatgacttgtatcgcccacaactcacttgtgttctactcgtgcatataacatctacgcataaacctgtctcggatgccactgttggggaacgcagtaatttcaaaaaaattcctacgcacacacaagatcatggtgatgcatagcaacgagaggggagagtgtcgtccacgtatcctcgtagaccgaaattggaagcgttatgacaacgcgcttgatgtagtcgtacgtcttcacgatcgaccgatcctcagtaccgaacgtacggcacctccgcgatctgcacacgttcagctcggtgatgtcccgcaaactcacgatctagtagagcttcgagggagagcttcgtcagcacggcggtgtgatgacggtgttgatgaagctatcgacgtagggcttcgcctaagcaccgctacgatatgaccgaggtggattatggtggaggagggcaccacacacggctaaaagatcaatgatcaacttgtgtgtctatggggtgccccctggccacgtatataaaggagtggaagaggggggagggccgtccctcctatggcgcgccctggggagtcctactcccaccgggagtaggatccccccttccatgtagtaggagtaggagagaaggaaagggaaaaagagaagagaaggaagaagggggcgccgccccgcccctagtcaaattcggactaggccttggtgGGGCGTGcagcctcctctctctctctttcccctaaagcccaataaggcccatatactcctcgATGAAtccccgtaactctccggtactctgaaaaatacccgaatcactcggaacctttccgatgtccgaatatagtcgtccaatatatcgatctttacgtctcaaccatttagagactccttgtcatgtccccgatctcatccgggactccgaactaccttcggtacatcaaaacacataaactcatattaccgatcgtcaccgaacgttaagcgtgcggaccctacgggttcgagaactatgtagacatgaccgagactcatctccgatcaataatcaatagcggaacctagatgctcatattggctcctacatattctacgaagatctttatcggtcaaaccgcataacaacatacgtcgttccctttgtcatcggtatgttactttcccgagattcgatcgttggtatctcaatacctagttcaatctcgttaccggcaagtctactcgttccgtaatacatcatcccgcaactaactcattagttgcattgcttgcaaggcttaaagtgatgtgcattaccgagagggcccaccgatacctctccgataatcggagtgacaaatcctaatcttgatctatgccaactcaacaagtaccatcggagacacctgtagagcacatttataatcacccagttacattgtgacgtttggtaacacacaaagtgttcctccggtattcgggagttgcataatctcatagtcataggaacatgtataagtcatgaaggaagcaatagaaacaaactaaacgatcatcgtgctaagctaacggatgggtcgagtcaatcacatcattctctaatgatgtgatcccgttaatcaaatgacaactcatgtctatggttaggaaacataaccatcattgattcaacaagctagtcaagtagaggcatactagtgacaatctgtttgtctatgtattcacacgtgtattaagttttcggttaatacaattctagcatgaataataaacatctatcatgatataaggaaatataaataacaactttattattgcctctagggcatatttccttcaccaccTTCATAGGATCCTCCACCTCCGCCATCTCTGGGAGCTTTTCGTACAGATCCATGCGATGACGGAAGAGAAAAGAGCGGGAATTTGGGGGATGGCAGTGTGATCGGAGCGGAGAGGGTGGAGAAAGGGGGTGGCGTGGAAACATTGCGGACCGCTCCAAATGTGCGGGCTCCGCCTCGGTTTTGGGTGTGTCGGGGGTGTTAGAGTCCTATGTGGTGGATGCCCGGACTCCCGCAATGTCCCTCTGGTTTTCTTTTAGTTGGCGGGAAAACAAACATGTGGACTTGTCCATGCACAAGTACATGCCCTTGTTGGATGGTCTGCAGCATCTGGACAGCTGAACCAGATGCTTGCGGAGGTTTTGAGGGTCCGCGTTGGAGTTGCCCTTATGACACTACCCATGAGGTGAATGCCAGGATGAATGCTCTAAATCCTTCACATGTATGTAGATGTTTTGGTTCTGTGTCTACTCACATAGATACATACTACATGCACAACTTTTCTAATGCTATCTTCCTCCCTGTTTTTTATCACAATGAATTTTCTAAGCAAGATTAGTCCAAGGAATCGCCGCTAGACGACATGTGCCTATGTCAGCCGTCTAGGGCCTCATCGTGGATTGCAAGGAGAAAACTCTCGCGACTAGGAGGTATAACATAGCTGTAGGAGTAGGACTATATTGACATTGTCAACATCTCTGCCACACTAACGGATCATCGAGAGTATGATCGTGTTACCTGCATCTGGATAGTGATCTTGGTTGGATAGTGATCTTGACATGTGCGTGCGCGGGATTAAGAGAGAATCACAAGAAGATATGTTTTGTTGCTAACTGTGGCGTGTCTATGCTGAGATTGAGATTGTTGCTGCTTATGGTGTGTGCATCTGCATGTGAGCTAATTCTATaggagaggagaaaaatattAGTGAGATTGAGATTGTTGTTGCTTTGTAGTGTGTGCATCTACATGTGTGCTAATTCTATAGGAGGGGAGAAGAATATTAGTGGAGAAGAACAGACTCGGCGAGAGCAATGCATACTTCTTTATATGCTGTTGTTGGTGCTTTTTTCCAGCAATCGATAGAAGCGTTGCCTTTTATTACCAAGGGGATAATATCTACAAAAGTGACATATTTATGGGACATCTTGGAACCCGATGGATATCACATTGCATGCAAATTATTCATGCATAAAGCTACCTCTTATTTTGAGAGAATCAcacaaaaaatattcatgaagGAGAAATTGAGAGGGATATGTTAGGTGTGTTGGCAGAGTTTAGGGCTTCACTATTTGTAGGGTCAATTATTCAGTCTTTTTGCATGCACCATTTTTTGTTTTATTCTAATTTGTATAAGGACGCTGCTACCTCGCGAGCCATCGGATCTAGCAGATAAGCGGCCGGGTGCTATCTTCTATAGTTGCAACACATGTTGTGTTGCAGGAAATTTCTACAACAAGTGTCATGTTGTAGAAAATTTTACAACATAGGTCAAGTTGCAGATTTTATTTTTGCAACATAGGTCTTGTTACAATTTTTTTTTCCAACATGAGTCTTGTTGCAATTTTTTTTTGCAACAGGGGTGCAGGGCAATGGCGACCGGAGTCGACCGTGGAGGCTGCATGGTAGCAGGGGCGCCCCTGGGTGAGCCGATCCAGCGATGGCATCTCATCGGTGGTAGTACCTAGCCAAATTCGGCGACGGAGTGTTCCCGGGTGGTTGTGCTTGGCCAGATCCGGCAATAGTGTGGCAGCCATCGGTCGCATCCGGCGACGAGGAGTGCAGACGCGCCAATCCAGTAGCGGGGCGTCGCCGCCAGTCCAGTAACAAGTCTGGGGCGGGCGACCTTGTGTCTAGTCTGCAACAATCTCCTTGTTGCGATCAAAGGAATTGCAACCGGAGCCAAGTTGCAAACCTGAAATATGGGTTAGTTGTTGTTTCTGAGGCAACTGATTAGACGAGATCCGGCGACTATGAAGACGGTGGACGTGCCCAGAAAGATCAGTCGGCTGACTACAAACATTTCTCTTTGTACAATGTCTATTTTTGGGTGAAAATTTGTGCTATGTCTTTGAACCATCCGGACGATGATTATGCATTGTAATTTCTAGTCTTTTGTAATAATATGAACTTAATTTTTTTACTTCATCGTGAATCAGTCATTGCCCTATAATTTTTTATGCCCGCATTACAACACAGGGCAACTATTATATTACCTAGTAAAAGGGAAAAAAGACAGGTGCAAATAGTAATAGAAAATAAAGACCTTCTTAGCCGGCGAACGTTCACTAAGAGTGATGGCATTTATGAACGCTTTAGATGGCAAGTTTTGTATGGGTTGGCAGCTTTCTCATAAACGCATGGCAGTTTTTTGAAAAGCCCATGACAATTTCTTCAGAGTATATTTTTCTTCTAGAAAAATGCCATCGTCGAGAAAAGAGCATTTTTCTTCTTCTAAAAACTGTAAGTAAAGAGCGTTCGCTTGCTTGCCTCAAAAAAAAAACCGAGAGAGCGTTCGCTTGCCATCCTCCTCCCAGCTGACATTCGCCGGATAATACTATTACCGagaataaaaaaaagagagaggaagaCTCCGTCGATCTCCGGTGCTCCTCAGTCcacaaccgccgccgccgccgccgccgccgccaccagacCAATGGCGTCGCCTCGCCACCGCTCCTTCCCGCTCCGCCTCCTCATCCTCTTCCCCGTCTCACTATgtatcctcctcctcctccgccgctcCTCCTACGCCGCACCTCCGCTCATACCCGCGCGCCCGGCTCCGGATCCTCACCGGTTCTCCCTCCTCATCAAACTCCTGGCCTACGATCGCCCCGCCCCTCTGCTCCGCTGCCTCCGTTCCCTCGCGGCTGCCGACTACGATGGCGACCGCGTCGCACTGCACGTCCTCCTCGACCACCTCCCGCCCAACTCGTCCGCCCCACTCCTTGCAGCGTCCCACGAGATCCTCACCGCCGTCGACGCCTTCCCCTGGCCGCACGGGGAGAAGCGCATCCACTACCGAGCGGCTAATGTGGGGCTCCAGGCGCAGTGGATCGAGGCGTGGTGGCCTGGCTCGGACGACGAGTTTGCCTTCGTCGTTGAGGACGACCTCGAGGTCTCACCGCTCTACTACAGGTTCCTAAAGCGGGTGGTCATGAGGTACTACTACGACAGGGAGAACTACAGTCCCTACGTCTTCGGCGCGTCACTGCAGCGCCCCCGGTTTGTCGCAGGTGAGAGCTTAGTAAGCAATGTGAACGCTTGCTGATTTTCTGGCTTAGTTAGGAACCATAAATCTTTGAATGCATGTTGTGTTGCGCGAATGTGTATGCATAGACCATGTTGTGACCTTGTGCGTATGTGTACCACTCTTCCTTTGATCTTTGCTCCATAGTTAGGACCTTAGGATTGGTTAGATTAGAAGACTGCTTGTTGGGAGATTGGAAATATTTTGCATTGTCATGATATTTtttggtgtgtggatgtgttatCATCATACATGGCGATCTGGAGCCCCTGAGATCAAATTGGGTTCAGGGTATTCTGAAGTTAATTACCATTTTGGATTGTGTGATGCTAAATTTGTGAAACTAAACTGGTTATTGCTTTGTAGAGTTTATAAATAGAATAATAAAGTCTGAAAAAAAACTTAAACTCATACTGCTCGTCGGAATCGAACCCTGACCTTCTAATCCCTGAAATGGGCACCCTATAATTACATATCCTAATTCAATCCTCACCCTAAATATTTTGGCACACCGAGCAGCCCGACCACGGCGCACATCCCTATTTTGTGCTTGAGATCGAGCAACATCGGCTGTAGCCCATACCAAATCAGAGATTGATAGGATTGACAGCCCGAGGCAGAGTGGACGAGCAAGGTTGGAGTGAATCCGATCTGGCGTGATGCTCTGGAAGAGGCAGAGGATCATTCTGATGCGCCGGACGACCTGCTTGCCGTCGATGCCTTCGGTTCCGAATAAGGTGCGCCCGGGAAGCGATGACGAGAAGGCACACACAGAGCCGTTCTTTGTGTCCGGCGCGGTGTGGCACCGGAGGTGGCGAAAACGACGCCACACCTCTGAGGAGGGTCGTAGGCAACATCGCCGGGTTGATGACGGCGGCATTCCTGAGTCCTGATGGCCTGCGGCTTCGGCGGCAAGTGCCTCGACCCCAGCGAGGACATCTCCCGTTCGATTCTCGTGTTGCAGGCTTGCTGCCTCACGTTCGAATTTTCTCTTTATACGGACTTGTGGCTGGAATCAAACCAATCTCTTATGTAGTTTTGTGATGTCAATGTGGCATCGCTCGTTCATTTTTCACGTTCCTTGCCGAAGTGGGCGGGGTTGATGCTGCACATGTCTGGGCCTGTAGTGGTGCATGTGGCTGGCCCTCGGCATGGAGACCGCGCTGACCCAAAGCATGGCACATGTCGACCAGTACCATGCCACTGTCATCGAGACGCGCAAGCTCCAGCTCACGGCCGGCAATGGCAAGTATGAGTGCGACACGGTCGCGACACACAACGACGTGCTCTCCTGGTTGGCTGGTTCATGTGGTAGGGATCATGAAGATGTGTTCTGCCTGCCATTGCACTGTTGCGTGCTCCATCAGGGAGCTATGCCGGCCTGCGCCGCATGCCACTGGCCATAACCGTTCCCAGAGCTGCACTTACATCAACGTCCCCAGGAGAGCAGAGCTGTTCTTGAAGAAGCAGCGACCTTTCATTGCACTCTGTGTTCGATttagagagggagggagggagtaATCTCAGTGGGAGTTGTCTTTTCCCTGGTGCACCAAACTAATGCAAACTCAACTACTACAAGGCCGGGATTGATCGGGATCGGTAAGTATAGGGTGCGGATTTCAGCAATTAGTTCAAGGTTTTTTTCAGACTTTACTCGTTTAAATACCAACTCATGTAGATAGGGTAAACTGTATCTTCTGCTGTCAGCTAGTGTGTTAGCTAGAAAAATTGGTGCTTTGCAACTTATCAGTTTCTTTATTAATCACTCCACAAGCTTGCCTTCAGCCATGGATTCAGATTTATCTTGATGAGTTTGAGCTAATAAACTCTAATCTGTCCGCTAAAAGATAAAATGCCTTCTAATTGGCCTGGAGTGTATAAGAGCTTTTGGGATTACTTGAACCCCATGTCTATGGTTTTCATTCTTTTCAGGTCTTGTCAACCTTGCTTGCTGTTGACATTTTCGGTTCTTAATTTCCCAGCAAGAAAATGCTAGGCTGAACTTATTCTGGGGTTGTTATTTCAGTTGTTTTGGGTGACTATAGCTGGGTCTAATACAGATCTGTATTAGAGGGTGTGCAACCTGTGCATCTGCCCAGGACTCCCAAATATAACTAGGTCTGCCAATTACTTGTGCTAAGTGCCAGTACTAGTTAATACTGGTAATTCTCCCAAGGAAGTTAGTGATGATAGTAATAGTTGTGTAGGTAATATTAGTACCCAACAACGAACCTGTCTAGCCATTACTTCTTCACTTGAATTTTCCATCGCTTTTCATTTGGTAACAATACCCAAGCAATCAAATAATGTCTCATGTAACTGCTACAATTATTATTTTCATGTGAAACAAACTCACATCTGATAGTGTTTAATGTATAAACTTTAAATCCTTACCCTGAATTGTTTCTAATTTCGTTTGAAGTTAATAAACTTGGCTATTGTGGCTGCTTAGTTGAAATAACATTCGGTAGGCAATACTAAAGAAGAGTAAATTGGGTTACGTAAATGTTGCTATTGCAGAAGTGCAGGGGTTGATTGGTTTTTTCGAGGGCTGTATCGAAACTGCTTTGTGTAATGTAAAACTAAATAGCAAAACAAAATGCCCAGAATATATATACATTCACATACAACTTTGTGAATTGGGCATCAACGCTATTGAAAATGGTAGTTTGGAGAAGGTTGTTGACTAATATATAGTTGAAGATCTTGTTCTTAGATAGAGTAGAAATGTGTCATATTTAACTTAGTCCGTTGAGTATTCCGATTGGTTACACCAGTAGTTCTGATCAGTAATGTTTGCATGGTCTCTCTCCATTAGTGAAGTTGGACGATATGTGCTATAACAGTGCAATGCTGTGTTATGTGGGCATAATATTTTTTATGTAAAATAGAAAGTATTTAGACTTTGAGGTGAACTTACGGTAGTTATTATTTGCTGTGTTTTTTATCATTCATGTCTTCTGTAATCAAATTGCTATGTCTCTGAAAGAAACTGCCACTAACTGAAATTTATGGAAGCTAGTTGGCTTTATTGGATGAGGAGGGTTTGTTTGATGTTCAGTTCAAACTAGTATTATTAATGACTCTTGGCGTGTTTTTTTAATGataactagatgataccccgcacGTTGTTGCGAGAATGTTTTGCAATATGTTCAGTTAGAATTGGTTGTATGGAACATGAATATTTGGAGTAATAATATGAGAACTAAAGCTGAAAATAAATATGATTTGTGGTGTTTGATTATTGTATAATGTAAATATCATAATAAAATGTAAATTCTCATGCATGTTTGCATGTTGAGGTGGCtttttattatgcatgattgCATGTTGTGGTGGACCTTTCTCCATACATGTTGAATGATGAGGTGGCAtacttgcatgttgagagaaataggctagtgggggctagctatttagatatagaagattgCTTTTAACAATACTAAGAAATGTGTTATTAGACTATCTATTCTGTAGTGTCATGCAGATGCATTTTCATTAAATTAACCTTCATCCTTTGAACCAAAAGGTTTCTAATCGAACCATATGTTTGATCTAAGGGCTATATTTAAACGGTGTTATGGCTTAATTTGGATTAGGCATCATGAGTTGATTTTAGAGTAAGGGAGATTTAAAGCAAAGCCTAACCCAAATCCCCTTGCACAAACAGGGAGAGATGTTACTCTCATACTTAGAACATACACACTGGTTAACTTGTTATTACACTAAAGTGCTGGCAATGGTTCTGTTATTAACTAGTTGACCTTGAATTAAATAGGTAAACATGGAAACAAGATACAGCTGGACAGTGAAACTAGACTATTCTTGTACCAGATGGTTGGTACATGGGGCCAACTTCTCTTTCCCAAACCATGGAAAGAATTTCGATTATGGTATGATGAACAGAAAGCCAAAGGAATCAAACCTATTCTTCAAGGCATGGTAAACCTTTTTCTTAATTAATTTTTCAGTGTGCTTCCTCAGTTTATGTGTTATGTAGCCTTGTGTATTATATATGCTAGATTATTTTCTTTAGATTATTTTTATCTCTTATGTGCTGTTGGTTTAGTTAGCTTTATAGTAACTGGTGTTCCACTCTTATCCTCTGCAGAAAACTACAGGATGGTACAGAAAGATGGGCGAGAGAATATGGACTCCTTGGTTCATTAAATTTATCCACTCACGTGGATACTTCAACATCTACACAAACTTCTTGAAGGAAAGGGCCCTCAGCATCTCTCATAGGGATGCAGGTGTGAACTATGGAAGAAGTGTTGGACCAGATTCTACATTGTTAGATGGGAATAATCTCGATTTCAACGTATGGCAATTGCAGCCTCTAAAGAAGCTAAAATGGTATGATTTCTGCTTTGCTGAAATTCTTCCAGGAAGGTTTGTTAGGAAATTTAGTGAACTTGGTTCTGTGCTCAAGTCCGTGCAATTAGGAAACAATGCTGTACTCATAAGTTTGTATTCAGTGGAACAGAGGATTGTGAGGAACCTTATTTGCCATCTTGAGAAGACGGGCATGGAAAATTACATCTTCCTTGGTGACAATTCAGAGTTTCTGGATGACCTTGCTCATAGAGGACATGCCGTCATTGATGCTATTGAGTTGCTGCAGGGGATCAAAATGAGTGGTTATATGAATTCTGATGGTTTTGTTAAGGAAATACTAGCTAAAGCTTACGTGATACAACATTGCTTGAACCTGGGTTACAACCTATGGGTACTAAATGGTAATATGATTTCACTTGGCAGTAAGTTGGTTGAGCCATCAAATCAATCAGTTGACATTTTTACTGCAGACCCTGTGGATTTGATATTTATAAGAAGCTCACAAGGCTCTAAAAAAACATGGAATGAGCATATTATATCGAGAGTAGCAGATGGTGGATTTGCTTCTGTGAAACATGTGAGTTTTGTTCATATACTTACCAGAGTGTTGGAAAACAATGGTGGTGGTGTGAGGCTGGGGAAACTGAATGAGGAGATAATGACTATGGAATTAGGGCCTAACATGTCGAATAGATCACTGTCGGAGGGTCAGAGTAAAATGCTTTTCTGGTCTGACAGTGTGCCTTCAGATTCGGTACAA from Triticum urartu cultivar G1812 chromosome 3, Tu2.1, whole genome shotgun sequence encodes:
- the LOC125543524 gene encoding uncharacterized protein LOC125543524, which encodes MASPRHRSFPLRLLILFPVSLCILLLLRRSSYAAPPLIPARPAPDPHRFSLLIKLLAYDRPAPLLRCLRSLAAADYDGDRVALHVLLDHLPPNSSAPLLAASHEILTAVDAFPWPHGEKRIHYRAANVGLQAQWIEAWWPGSDDEFAFVVEDDLEVSPLYYRFLKRVVMRYYYDRENYSPYVFGASLQRPRFVAGKHGNKIQLDSETRLFLYQMVGTWGQLLFPKPWKEFRLWYDEQKAKGIKPILQGMKTTGWYRKMGERIWTPWFIKFIHSRGYFNIYTNFLKERALSISHRDAGVNYGRSVGPDSTLLDGNNLDFNVWQLQPLKKLKWYDFCFAEILPGRFVRKFSELGSVLKSVQLGNNAVLISLYSVEQRIVRNLICHLEKTGMENYIFLGDNSEFLDDLAHRGHAVIDAIELLQGIKMSGYMNSDGFVKEILAKAYVIQHCLNLGYNLWVLNGNMISLGSKLVEPSNQSVDIFTADPVDLIFIRSSQGSKKTWNEHIISRVADGGFASVKHVSFVHILTRVLENNGGGVRLGKLNEEIMTMELGPNMSNRSLSEGQSKMLFWSDSVPSDSVQRQLGNVNLWLIDSDSSCSAVVCNQKQK